One genomic region from Candidatus Cloacimonadota bacterium encodes:
- the dapF gene encoding diaminopimelate epimerase produces MLIPFGKVQVQGNDFVMLQLLHTRNTSLPLDALARDICDRRTGVGADGLVLLLADDEADARMLIYNSDGSHALMCGSALRCCASLLNRLTGKTELLIATDSGLKSATVQERQISVNLGKPVLKEKDLSLEGFTGSVVEVGNLHFVSFQNRLEDQELEIGPRLESHSHFQEGVNVEFVRVISCLEIEMKVWERGAGATQACGTGAVASVFTGIGKGLLDNEVWVKMPGGEVCITRLENGEFLLVGTVEHTFSGVYQWRI; encoded by the coding sequence GTGCTGATCCCTTTTGGCAAGGTCCAGGTCCAGGGCAACGATTTCGTGATGCTGCAGCTTCTGCACACCCGGAATACCTCACTGCCGCTTGACGCTCTGGCCAGGGACATCTGTGACCGCCGCACCGGAGTGGGCGCGGACGGTCTGGTGCTGTTGCTGGCGGATGATGAGGCCGACGCCAGAATGCTGATTTACAACAGCGATGGCAGCCATGCTCTGATGTGCGGTTCCGCCCTGCGCTGCTGCGCTTCCCTTCTGAACAGGCTCACAGGTAAAACGGAGCTGCTCATCGCCACCGACAGCGGTCTCAAAAGCGCAACTGTGCAGGAACGCCAGATCAGCGTCAATCTGGGCAAACCGGTGCTGAAAGAAAAGGACCTGTCCCTGGAAGGGTTCACGGGTTCGGTGGTGGAGGTGGGTAATCTGCATTTTGTCTCGTTTCAGAACAGGCTCGAAGACCAGGAATTGGAAATCGGCCCGCGACTGGAGAGTCATTCCCACTTCCAAGAGGGGGTGAATGTTGAATTCGTGCGGGTTATTTCGTGTCTGGAGATCGAAATGAAGGTTTGGGAACGCGGCGCGGGGGCCACTCAGGCCTGCGGCACCGGCGCCGTGGCCAGCGTTTTTACCGGTATCGGTAAAGGCCTGCTGGACAACGAGGTCTGGGTGAAAATGCCTGGCGGCGAGGTTTGCATCACCCGGCTGGAAAACGGGGAATTTCTACTCGTGGGGACTGTTGAACACACTTTCAGTGGAGTTTACCAATGGAGAATTTAG
- the dapB gene encoding 4-hydroxy-tetrahydrodipicolinate reductase, producing MLDITLIGYGKMGHMIAGLAEEHGCRVRSIIDPGQEGCEKEIRPEILADVCIDFSQPDTALANIRQVAVAGKHMVVGTTGWHRHLDEVKELAERHGIGILWGANFSIGMNLFTRVIQYATSICDKFPMYDVCGWEMHHNQKADSPSGTAIQLAEAILEESGVKDQAVYDKLDRRILKNELHFASLRGGAVPGTHSVIFDCETDSLELTHRVRSRACFATGALQAAQWISLRKGFYSFNQMMEDLLC from the coding sequence ATGCTGGACATCACTTTGATCGGATATGGCAAAATGGGGCACATGATCGCCGGCCTTGCCGAGGAGCATGGCTGCAGGGTGCGCTCCATCATCGACCCCGGCCAGGAGGGTTGTGAAAAGGAGATCAGGCCGGAAATCCTGGCTGACGTCTGCATCGATTTCAGCCAGCCGGACACGGCTTTGGCCAACATCCGCCAGGTAGCCGTGGCGGGAAAACACATGGTGGTGGGAACCACAGGCTGGCACAGGCATCTGGATGAAGTGAAGGAACTGGCTGAACGCCACGGCATCGGCATCCTCTGGGGCGCGAATTTCTCCATCGGCATGAACCTCTTTACCCGTGTTATCCAATACGCCACCTCCATCTGTGACAAATTCCCCATGTACGACGTCTGCGGTTGGGAAATGCACCACAACCAAAAGGCGGACAGCCCTTCCGGAACGGCTATCCAGCTTGCAGAAGCAATATTGGAGGAAAGCGGTGTGAAGGATCAGGCTGTTTACGATAAGCTGGACCGGCGCATCCTCAAGAACGAGTTGCACTTCGCAAGCCTTCGCGGCGGAGCGGTGCCGGGAACCCACAGCGTGATTTTCGATTGCGAGACCGACAGCCTGGAATTGACCCACAGAGTGCGTTCCCGCGCCTGTTTTGCCACCGGGGCGCTGCAGGCGGCTCAGTGGATTTCGCTGCGTAAGGGTTTTTACAGTTTCAACCAGATGATGGAAGACCTGCTGTGCTGA
- a CDS encoding M20/M25/M40 family metallo-hydrolase: MHDDVIRYFLELVAIDSESRDERAVIDRLKTDLAALGAEVFEDDAHTPTGGNAGNLHALIPGRADQKPILFCAHADTVKPGLGVKALITAGRIHTDGTTVLGGDDKSGLAEIVMGIKDVMESGEEHAPIEVLVTVSEEVGLLGAKHFDKSKLRAAFGYALDAHRVGDLVVGAPAQNSIRMVITGKEAHAGVEPEKGINAIRVAAEAVAAMPLGRIDNETTCNVGIISGGKATNIVPNCVELKGEARSHNPQKLEQVTANIRHAAESAVQRHKYEFGAASLEWESKQEYASFRISDSEVVVQLALDALKDLGIRAEVTVGGGGSDANIINAAGLPMIICGTGMNKVHTVAEDIETEELKRGAAFVAALIRRYSRS; encoded by the coding sequence GCAATCGACAGCGAATCACGTGATGAACGCGCCGTGATCGATCGCCTGAAAACCGATCTGGCCGCTTTGGGAGCGGAGGTTTTTGAAGACGACGCCCACACCCCCACTGGAGGCAACGCGGGTAACCTGCATGCCCTGATCCCGGGTCGGGCAGACCAAAAACCCATCCTTTTCTGCGCCCACGCGGATACCGTGAAACCAGGCCTCGGCGTTAAGGCCTTGATCACCGCGGGCCGCATCCACACAGACGGGACCACCGTTTTGGGTGGAGACGACAAGTCCGGCCTGGCCGAGATCGTCATGGGCATCAAGGATGTGATGGAGAGCGGGGAAGAACACGCGCCCATCGAGGTTTTGGTCACGGTTTCAGAAGAGGTCGGCCTTCTGGGGGCCAAACATTTTGACAAAAGCAAGCTGCGCGCGGCTTTTGGCTATGCTCTGGACGCCCATCGGGTTGGTGACCTGGTAGTGGGAGCGCCGGCCCAGAACTCAATCCGGATGGTGATCACGGGCAAGGAAGCGCACGCGGGAGTGGAACCCGAAAAAGGGATCAACGCCATCCGCGTGGCCGCCGAAGCCGTTGCTGCCATGCCTTTAGGCCGCATCGACAATGAAACCACTTGCAACGTGGGCATCATCTCAGGCGGCAAAGCGACCAACATTGTCCCCAACTGCGTGGAACTTAAAGGCGAGGCACGCAGCCACAATCCCCAAAAGCTGGAACAGGTTACCGCCAATATCCGGCACGCTGCCGAAAGCGCTGTGCAGCGGCACAAATACGAATTTGGAGCGGCCAGCCTGGAGTGGGAATCCAAACAGGAATACGCCTCATTCCGGATTTCCGACAGCGAAGTCGTGGTGCAGCTTGCCCTGGACGCCTTGAAGGATTTGGGGATCAGGGCCGAGGTAACCGTTGGCGGTGGAGGCAGCGATGCCAATATAATCAACGCGGCGGGCCTGCCGATGATCATCTGCGGCACCGGCATGAACAAAGTGCACACAGTTGCCGAAGACATCGAAACGGAAGAACTGAAACGGGGGGCGGCCTTCGTCGCTGCTCTGATCCGCCGCTATTCAAGGAGCTGA